The sequence below is a genomic window from Acidobacteriota bacterium.
GGCTCGGCCCTGGGCATGGCCCGGGTCCTCCGCCGCATGGGGAAGAGCGCGCTCATCTGGATGCGCGACGAAACGCCCCAGATCTATCGCCAGCTGCCCGGTGCCGAGCGCATCGTGGTCGGCGACGAGCCGCCGGCAGGGTTCCCCAAGGCCTTTTCCGGCGTCATCGTCCTCGAATGCCCGAGCCTCGAGCGCACCGGGCTGGAAGACCATTTCGGCGGTCTGCCCCTGGTCAACATCGATCATCACCTGGGCAATCAGCTCTACGGCAAGGTCAGCTGGGTCGACCCGGCGGCACCGTCGGCGGGGTCCATGGTTTATCGCTTGGCCAAGGCCATGACCGTGGAGCTCGACGCCCAGACCGCTACCCTGCTCTACCTCACGCTGGTCACCGACACCGGGGGCTTCCGCTTCGCCAACGCTACCGAGGCAGCCTTCGAAGCCGCCGCAGACTTGGTGCACCAGGGCGCCCAGCCGTCCAAGGTGGCCCATTGGCTGTACGAAAACCAGCCTCTGGGCATGGTGCGGCTGATGGGCGAGATGCTCAAGACCCTGGAGCTGCATCACGACGGCCGCATCGCCACTGCTCTGCTCACCCCCGAGGCGTTCGAGGCCGCCGGCGCCGAGCCGGGGGATGCGGAAGGGCTCATCGACGTACCCCGGTCCATCGCCGGCGTCGAGGCGGTGGGTCTGTTGCGGCGCAAGGACGAGAAGACTCTCAAAGTTTCCCTGCGCAGCCAGGGAGAGCTGGACGTCGAGAAGATCGCCTCTGCCCACGGCGGCGGTGGCCACAAGAACGCCGCCGGCTGCGAGCTGGAAGCGGACTTCCCGGAAGGTCGACAGCAGATCGTCGAAGCCCTCACGGCTCTCTTCACCCAGGCTGCAGAAGAGGCTTCGGAAGAAGAACCTGGCGGGGAGAGCACCGGCCAGTCCGAGTCCAAGGAGCCATCCGAGGGCGAGAGCTAGAAACTCACCCCTTTCCTTTCACCAGCTCCCCCACCCCCGGGCGCGGGAGCTGAACCCAACCCCCCACAGCACCTCAGCGCGATGAATAAAGACGGACTCCTCCTGGTCGACAAGCACGCCGGCTGCACTTCTCACGACATCGTCCAGCAGTGCCGCCGGCTGCTGCGGCAAAAAAAGATCGGCCATTGCGGGACCCTCGACCCTG
It includes:
- a CDS encoding bifunctional oligoribonuclease/PAP phosphatase NrnA, yielding MPATNLPDALLKLIRRGNRFLLTSHRNPDGDSIGSALGMARVLRRMGKSALIWMRDETPQIYRQLPGAERIVVGDEPPAGFPKAFSGVIVLECPSLERTGLEDHFGGLPLVNIDHHLGNQLYGKVSWVDPAAPSAGSMVYRLAKAMTVELDAQTATLLYLTLVTDTGGFRFANATEAAFEAAADLVHQGAQPSKVAHWLYENQPLGMVRLMGEMLKTLELHHDGRIATALLTPEAFEAAGAEPGDAEGLIDVPRSIAGVEAVGLLRRKDEKTLKVSLRSQGELDVEKIASAHGGGGHKNAAGCELEADFPEGRQQIVEALTALFTQAAEEASEEEPGGESTGQSESKEPSEGES